A region of Paenibacillus sp. 37 DNA encodes the following proteins:
- a CDS encoding nuclear transport factor 2 family protein, translating to MSQSTITGLEQLLALENIRNTKARYCRYIDTKQWDTLGDVFAPDAVADFSTEGNPIPVLTGRDTIVQVFRDLVDVAVTVHHVHSAEVEFVSENEAKVISPMEDWVTFPEGNENKSFHGFGHYHETFVKIDGQWYIKHTSLKRLRLDLFE from the coding sequence ATGAGCCAATCAACGATCACAGGACTGGAACAATTGCTCGCGCTGGAAAACATTCGGAATACCAAGGCACGTTATTGCCGCTATATTGATACGAAACAGTGGGATACCTTGGGTGATGTGTTTGCTCCGGATGCCGTGGCCGATTTCAGCACAGAAGGCAATCCAATTCCGGTATTAACAGGCCGTGATACGATCGTACAAGTATTCCGTGATCTGGTGGATGTTGCCGTAACCGTGCATCATGTACATAGCGCCGAAGTTGAATTTGTATCCGAGAATGAAGCGAAGGTCATCTCCCCAATGGAAGATTGGGTAACGTTCCCGGAGGGCAATGAGAACAAATCCTTCCACGGATTTGGGCACTACCATGAAACTTTTGTCAAAATCGACGGCCAGTGGTACATCAAACATACAAGTTTGAAACGTCTTCGTTTGGACCTGTTT
- a CDS encoding RrF2 family transcriptional regulator: protein MKYSKATNYALHTMLHLVSTAPEQLVSVHQLAELQKVSPTYLSKILTKLVKAGMIESTSGANGGYRLSRKNPDPSFLEIIHAIEGQASLFECSQNHNAGCLIQQVMVQAEEEMESFLNNKKMSELASQMKSWSAQQ from the coding sequence ATGAAATATTCAAAAGCAACAAATTATGCTTTGCATACCATGCTTCATCTTGTAAGTACTGCCCCCGAACAGCTGGTTAGTGTCCACCAACTTGCAGAATTGCAGAAGGTATCACCAACCTATTTGTCCAAAATATTGACCAAATTGGTTAAGGCGGGCATGATCGAATCCACATCCGGTGCCAATGGTGGTTACCGGCTTAGTCGTAAAAATCCCGATCCTTCTTTCCTGGAGATCATTCATGCGATTGAAGGTCAGGCGTCCCTGTTCGAATGTTCCCAGAATCATAACGCAGGCTGCTTGATCCAGCAGGTGATGGTGCAGGCGGAAGAAGAGATGGAAAGTTTTTTGAACAATAAGAAAATGTCAGAACTCGCTTCCCAGATGAAGAGTTGGAGTGCACAGCAGTAG
- a CDS encoding AraC family transcriptional regulator gives MMRQIVLLTLQDIPYFCYPESVGHYMDHVQHSVLREAGALNNFNIHYVASGKGYVEVDGVVHELRAGQAFLYFPQQRQHYYSSEDDPWDVRWVHFYGERLHDYMIERGLHRNLLWTLRQRSSWEEAHLALLTEAEQNTMLRPAQLSTLTYAVLAEFVQHAVPLKSTRTTSKAESRVLALLPQMQQEACQPFLLQDWADLAGVSSYYFCKMFKSAVEMTPMEFITRSRLQMAKQWLLERPTANIGQIAEEAGYPNASYFNRQFMAHEGMTPTDYRGLYHN, from the coding sequence ATGATGAGACAAATCGTATTGCTTACCCTGCAGGATATTCCATATTTTTGTTATCCCGAGTCCGTTGGACATTATATGGACCACGTCCAGCATTCCGTGTTGCGTGAGGCTGGCGCACTGAACAACTTTAATATTCACTACGTCGCTTCGGGCAAGGGATATGTGGAAGTGGACGGAGTGGTGCATGAGCTTCGCGCAGGTCAGGCGTTTCTCTATTTCCCGCAGCAGCGGCAACATTATTATAGTAGTGAAGATGATCCATGGGATGTACGATGGGTTCATTTTTACGGTGAACGTCTGCATGATTATATGATCGAGCGGGGGTTACACCGCAATCTATTGTGGACACTGCGGCAACGCAGCTCTTGGGAAGAGGCTCATCTGGCCTTGCTCACTGAAGCGGAACAGAACACAATGCTGCGTCCGGCTCAGCTATCCACACTGACCTATGCCGTACTCGCCGAGTTCGTGCAGCATGCAGTACCTTTAAAGAGCACACGTACCACAAGTAAGGCGGAGAGTCGGGTTCTTGCACTTCTTCCACAGATGCAACAAGAGGCCTGTCAACCTTTCCTGTTACAGGACTGGGCGGATCTCGCAGGTGTGAGTTCGTATTACTTTTGCAAAATGTTCAAGAGTGCTGTAGAGATGACACCTATGGAGTTTATCACTCGTTCACGACTACAGATGGCGAAGCAATGGTTACTCGAACGGCCTACGGCCAACATTGGACAAATCGCGGAGGAAGCGGGGTATCCCAATGCCAGTTATTTTAACCGCCAGTTCATGGCTCATGAGGGGATGACACCTACGGATTATCGCGGATTGTATCACAATTAA
- a CDS encoding Gfo/Idh/MocA family protein, whose product MNSVQKLRWGILGSASIAVESVIPGLQQSELNEVTAIASRDEDKAKQTAEQLGIDKAYGSYEALLADDSIDAVYIPLPNHLHREWTIRAAEAGKHILCEKPLALTEQEAQEMVQACADAGVHLAEAFMYRHHPRYEQIRDIIASGEIGEIRGIHSTFSFNNSNASGNVRFRKEWGGGALYDIGCYSISVARLLLGQEPSAVTVIGMFSPQHDQVDMMASGLLEFDNHVGVTFDSSMWAAFRNTLEVLGSDGIIEVPSAFIGRQDRSSNFYVTAGGERKEIEVPQVNHYSLQGDDMARAVLQGKDLRFAPSDAVANMKVLEACLRSAEERTRITL is encoded by the coding sequence ATGAATTCAGTTCAAAAATTACGTTGGGGCATTCTTGGTAGCGCTAGCATTGCTGTGGAATCCGTCATTCCTGGGTTGCAGCAATCCGAGTTGAATGAAGTAACCGCGATTGCCAGTCGAGACGAAGATAAAGCCAAACAGACGGCCGAACAACTAGGGATCGACAAGGCTTATGGCAGTTATGAAGCTTTGCTCGCTGATGATTCCATTGATGCCGTATATATCCCGCTTCCGAATCATCTGCATCGGGAATGGACGATCCGGGCTGCTGAAGCAGGCAAACATATTTTGTGCGAAAAACCATTGGCTCTGACAGAGCAGGAAGCTCAGGAGATGGTTCAAGCTTGTGCAGATGCAGGTGTGCATCTCGCGGAAGCATTCATGTACCGCCATCATCCACGTTATGAGCAGATCAGGGATATCATTGCCAGTGGTGAGATCGGTGAGATCCGTGGTATTCACAGCACATTTTCATTTAATAACTCCAATGCATCCGGCAATGTCCGCTTTCGGAAGGAGTGGGGTGGCGGTGCACTGTATGATATCGGATGTTATTCCATCAGTGTTGCTCGCCTGCTGCTAGGCCAAGAACCAAGCGCAGTTACCGTTATTGGCATGTTCTCCCCACAGCATGATCAGGTCGATATGATGGCTTCCGGACTGCTGGAATTCGATAATCACGTTGGTGTGACGTTTGACAGCAGCATGTGGGCAGCCTTCCGCAACACGCTCGAAGTTCTAGGTTCTGATGGCATCATTGAGGTACCATCGGCCTTTATCGGTCGTCAGGATCGCAGTTCCAACTTCTATGTAACGGCTGGCGGTGAACGCAAAGAGATTGAAGTTCCGCAAGTGAACCACTACTCTCTGCAGGGAGATGACATGGCACGTGCCGTACTTCAGGGCAAGGATCTGCGCTTCGCCCCTTCCGATGCAGTAGCTAATATGAAAGTGCTGGAAGCTTGCCTTCGTTCAGCGGAAGAACGTACACGAATTACACTATAA
- a CDS encoding aldo/keto reductase, with protein sequence MEYIEIAGAGKRVSRLIKGTDYFVHNAYDKAATNMDAFLSIGGNTVDTAHIYCGGQSEEVLGRYMKERGNRDQIVILTKGAHHDQNGPRVNADAIRSDLMESLERLQTDHVEMYALHRDDPNMPVSVILEALNEHIDSGKIGAIGASNWTWQRLEEANAYAAANGLKGFTFSSPNLSLAKANEPFWAGCVSADAETLAWHEQTKLPLLSWSSQARGFFTGRFTPEVRDNEDLVRVFYSDGNWERLRRAEQLANSKKTSPIQIALAYVLNQAFPTCALIGAQNQAELLSCDEGSRIMLTPAEIAWLDLGSDVPAGI encoded by the coding sequence ATGGAATATATCGAAATTGCTGGTGCAGGTAAACGTGTCTCCCGATTGATTAAAGGAACCGATTATTTCGTGCATAATGCCTACGATAAAGCAGCTACGAACATGGATGCTTTTCTGTCGATTGGCGGTAACACTGTAGATACAGCACATATTTATTGTGGTGGACAGAGTGAAGAAGTCCTTGGTCGTTATATGAAAGAACGCGGTAACCGTGACCAGATCGTCATTCTCACCAAAGGCGCGCATCATGACCAGAATGGGCCACGCGTGAACGCTGATGCCATCCGCAGTGACTTGATGGAAAGTCTGGAGCGTCTTCAGACAGATCATGTAGAGATGTATGCCTTGCACCGGGATGACCCAAATATGCCTGTCAGTGTTATTCTTGAAGCATTAAACGAACATATTGATTCCGGCAAAATCGGCGCAATTGGCGCCTCCAACTGGACCTGGCAGCGCCTTGAGGAAGCCAATGCGTACGCTGCGGCAAATGGCTTGAAGGGCTTCACATTCAGCAGTCCGAACCTCAGTCTCGCCAAAGCAAACGAACCTTTCTGGGCAGGCTGTGTGTCGGCAGATGCAGAGACACTGGCATGGCATGAGCAAACCAAGCTGCCATTGCTATCCTGGTCCTCCCAAGCGCGCGGTTTCTTCACGGGAAGATTCACACCTGAAGTTCGCGATAACGAAGATCTGGTGCGTGTATTCTACAGTGATGGCAACTGGGAACGGTTACGCCGGGCTGAACAATTGGCTAATTCGAAGAAAACGTCACCCATTCAGATCGCACTCGCTTATGTATTGAATCAGGCGTTCCCAACCTGTGCCTTGATCGGTGCCCAGAATCAGGCGGAACTGCTCTCCTGTGACGAAGGGTCCCGCATCATGCTGACTCCTGCTGAAATCGCATGGCTGGATCTGGGAAGTGATGTACCTGCTGGCATCTAA
- a CDS encoding Gfo/Idh/MocA family protein, translated as MSKIKVAVFGCGAIAERRHIPEYAANENVELVAFADPIVERAEKMAETYGGKAYSSYEELLANETVDAVSVCTPNYLHAPMAIAAANAGKHVLVEKPMAVSTEEGEQMIEAAKKNGVYLMVGHNQRLMPPHVKAKEILDSGKLGKVLNFRTSFGHPGPEGWSVDGADSWFFRKEEAIMGAMGDLGVHKSDFIRYLLNDEVSEVAGFISTLHKEGTKVDDNATCLLRMKSGAIGTLVASWTQYRAGDNSTVLWCENGVMKIGTVEGDEVIVELTNGTVETYKVGAMATNEKQVPSGVIDAFVESIVTQTPPAISGEEGLRSLQVILAAFESEKTGQIVKL; from the coding sequence ATGAGTAAAATTAAAGTTGCTGTATTCGGCTGTGGAGCCATTGCCGAGCGCAGACATATTCCAGAGTACGCTGCCAATGAGAACGTAGAACTTGTCGCTTTTGCCGATCCGATTGTGGAGCGTGCGGAGAAGATGGCTGAGACTTACGGAGGTAAAGCGTACTCCAGTTACGAAGAATTGCTTGCAAACGAAACGGTGGATGCCGTTAGTGTGTGTACACCAAACTATCTGCATGCTCCAATGGCGATTGCTGCTGCCAATGCAGGCAAGCATGTATTGGTTGAGAAACCAATGGCAGTATCCACTGAAGAAGGCGAGCAAATGATCGAAGCTGCCAAGAAAAATGGCGTGTATCTGATGGTTGGACACAACCAGCGTCTGATGCCTCCACACGTAAAAGCAAAAGAGATTCTCGACTCCGGCAAACTCGGTAAAGTTCTTAATTTCCGTACATCATTTGGTCACCCGGGTCCAGAAGGATGGAGTGTGGACGGAGCGGATAGTTGGTTCTTCCGTAAAGAAGAAGCTATTATGGGCGCCATGGGCGACCTGGGCGTGCACAAATCCGACTTCATTCGTTACTTGCTGAATGATGAAGTATCTGAAGTGGCTGGTTTTATCAGCACACTGCACAAGGAAGGTACTAAAGTTGACGATAACGCAACTTGTTTGCTGCGTATGAAGAGCGGAGCGATCGGAACGCTAGTAGCAAGCTGGACACAATACAGAGCTGGAGACAACAGTACAGTTCTGTGGTGCGAGAATGGTGTTATGAAGATCGGAACAGTGGAAGGCGATGAAGTGATCGTTGAACTGACCAATGGTACAGTTGAGACGTACAAAGTTGGTGCCATGGCTACCAACGAGAAACAAGTGCCGAGTGGTGTAATTGACGCATTTGTAGAGTCAATTGTAACGCAAACACCTCCAGCGATTTCCGGGGAAGAGGGCTTACGTTCCCTGCAAGTGATCCTGGCAGCATTCGAATCCGAGAAAACAGGTCAGATCGTTAAACTGTAA
- a CDS encoding sugar phosphate isomerase/epimerase family protein, translating into MKKLNIGLQLFTLRDETAADFRGTLRKVAALGYEGVEFAGYGDIPAEEMKALLDELGLKGFSSHVSLHAMREDLQKQIDYLKTIGAQYIICPYLMPEDRPENAEGWTKLFAELQQYGAEAAKQGLIFGYHNHDFEFHGQVGDANAFDAMFAQTSPEAVKVEMDVCWVQFAGQNPIEYINKYAGRLPLLHLKDFSKDEQGQMKTLELGQGSVDLPAVIEGATNAGVEWLIVEQDVCQNPPLESVSNSYNWLKQNYLSQF; encoded by the coding sequence ATGAAAAAACTTAATATTGGTTTGCAATTGTTTACACTCCGTGATGAAACTGCAGCAGATTTTCGTGGTACGTTGCGTAAGGTAGCGGCCCTTGGATATGAAGGTGTGGAGTTTGCCGGATATGGTGATATTCCAGCTGAGGAAATGAAAGCGCTACTAGATGAACTTGGACTGAAAGGATTCAGCAGCCACGTTTCACTACATGCGATGCGTGAAGACTTGCAAAAACAAATCGATTACCTGAAAACGATTGGTGCACAATATATCATTTGTCCTTACCTGATGCCTGAGGATCGTCCTGAGAATGCAGAAGGCTGGACCAAGCTATTCGCTGAGTTACAACAATATGGGGCTGAAGCAGCGAAACAAGGGTTGATCTTTGGATACCATAACCATGACTTTGAATTCCATGGGCAGGTTGGTGATGCCAATGCCTTTGATGCCATGTTCGCTCAAACATCACCGGAAGCGGTAAAAGTGGAAATGGACGTATGTTGGGTACAATTTGCGGGACAAAATCCGATCGAGTATATTAATAAATATGCGGGTCGCTTGCCGCTACTTCATCTGAAGGACTTCAGCAAAGACGAACAGGGCCAGATGAAAACACTGGAATTGGGACAAGGTTCGGTTGACCTGCCAGCTGTTATTGAAGGCGCTACGAATGCAGGCGTGGAATGGCTGATCGTGGAACAAGACGTATGTCAGAACCCTCCGCTTGAGAGCGTATCCAACAGCTACAACTGGTTGAAACAGAACTATTTGAGCCAATTTTAA